AAACAAAACTAACTACACTCCTCACGTAGATTGCGGTGATAATGTAATCATTATCAATGCAGAGAAAATTAAACTGACAGGTAAGAAGATGACGGATAAGCAATATATACGTCATACGGGCCACCCAGGTGGACAGCGTTTTGCCACTCCAAGAGAGTTAATGGCTAAAGACGGTCGTAGAGTTGTAGAAAATGCGGTGAAAGGTATGTTGCCAAAAACCAGACTTGGTAGAAAGCAATACACAAACCTATACGTTTATGTAGGTAGTGAGCATCCACATGATGCACAGCAACCAACTAGCGTAACAATTCAACTCTAATTTGTCACCTTTAAACACAAGAACATGCAAGTAATCAATACAATAGGTAGAAGAAAAACAGCTGTAGCTCGTATTTATATGCAAGCGGGTAAAGGTGAAGTGACGGTAAATGGTAAGCCATTGCCTACATATTTCCCAACAGAGGTTTTGCAAATTATCTTGAACCAACCATTTGCATTGGTTGAGTCAACAGGAAAATATGACGTGAAAGTTAATGTACGCGGTGGCGGTATCGCTGGCCAAGCAGAAGCTGTGAGAATGGCTATCTCTCGTGCATTAGTAGAAGCAGATGCGGATAACAGACCAGCACTTAAGAAAGAAGGATTCCTTACTCGTGACTCTCGTATGGTAGAGCGTAAGAAATACGGTCGTAAGAAAGCTCGTAAGAGATTCCAATTCTCTAAGCGTTAATATCGGCTACGCTCAATTTCGGCTTTTGCTCATTTATGCGAATATCGAAATTTGGGTATGCTCATTCTTGCTAAGAGTATTTTTAGACAGGTTATGGGTAAAAAAAATATTTCAGTCTCCACTAGTTGTGGAGACTGTTTTCAAGTCCAGTTAGCACTTATCGTTGCCGGTGTGCTGAGCTGCGAATTAATTATTTCAAACTTTTTACAACAAAAAATTAAATGGCAAAATTAACTTACAAAAACCTTCTAGACGCTGGTGTTCACTTCGGTCACTTAACCCGTAAGTGGGATCCACGTATGGCTCCATATATCTTTATGGAGAAGAACGGTATTCACATTATCGATCTTAACAAGACATTGGTTTCTTTGGAACAAGCTCAAGAGTACGTAAGAAGTATCTCTCGCTCAGGAAAGAAAATCATGTTTGTAGCAACTAAGAAACAAGCTCAAGAGATTGTATCTGAAGAAGCAAAAAGATTGAAAATGCCATTCGTAACCGAAAGATGGCTAGGTGGTATGTTGACTAACTTTTCTACTATCCGTAAGTCTTTGAAGAAATTGCAAAACATTGAGAAAATGTTGAGCGATGAAGAAACTGCAAAAAACATTGCGAAAAGAGAGCGTTTAATGCTTTCTCGTGATAAGATAAAATTAGAAAGATTGCTAGGTGGTGTGGCCGATATGGGTCGTATTCCTTCAGCACTTTTTGTAATTGATATAAAGAGAGAGCACCTTGCTATCTCAGAAGCAAAAAGATTAGGTATTCCAGTTATTGCAATGGTGGATACAAACTCTAATCCAGAGCAAGTAAATTATTCTATTCCTGCAAATGACGATGCTTACAAGTCTATCAGCTTAATTACACTAGCAATAGGTAAGGCGATAGAAGAAGGTATCATGGATAGAAAGCAAGATAAAGAGTCTCAAGAATTGCAAGAAGCTGAAGAAGCTAAAAAAGCAATGGATGAGCGTAACGCTGAAGCTCCAGAAGATGGAACAGAAGCACCAGCAGGAAAAAGAAAACGCACTAGAGCTGCTGCCCCAGTGGAAGCTGCCCCGGTGGAAGCTGCTCCAGCGGAAGCTGCTCCAGCTGTAGAGGCTGCTGCACCTGTTGTTGAAGCTGCTGCTGCACCTGCTGCAGAAGTAAAAGCTGATGATTTAACTAAAGTAGAAGGTATTGGACCAAAGATGGCCGGAGTTTTTAACGACGCTGGTGTTACTTCATTCAAAATCTTAAGCGAGAAGACTGCAGAAGAGCTAAGAGCAATCTTAGATGCTGCTGACGGAAACTTCGCTGCACATGATCCTAAAACTTGGCCTGAGCAAGCTGGAATGGCTGCTGAAGGTAAGTGGGACGAGTTGAAAAAATGGCAAGACGAGTTGGACGGAGGGAAGTAATTACTTTCATTCAATTCAAAAAAAAATAATTAAGTAGCCCGAAGTTGATCTTTGGGCTGCTCTTTTTAAACAATAAATAAATAAGAAAATGAATATCACAGCTGCAGATGTAAATAAATTACGCCAGGCTACGGGTGCAGGAATGATGGACTGTAAAAAAGCTCTTACAGAAGCTGAAGGAGATTTTGAAAAAGCAGTAGAAATATTAAGAAAAGCAGGTCAAAAAGTTGCTGCCAAAAGAGCGGACAATGAGACTAGTGAAGGTATAATCCTTGTAGACGTTAGTGATTCTGGCAAAAGTGCTAAGTTACTAGCTTTGGCTTGTGAAACTGAGCCAGTTTCTAAAGTTGAACTTTTCAAAGACCTTGCTAATGAAATTCTTCAAGCAGGTGTTAAGCACCATGCAAAAGATGTTGAGACTTTAAAAGCTCTTACTCTTTCTGACGGTAGAACCGTAGAAGAAGGAATTACTGAATTGATTGGAAAAATAGGTGAGAAGATTGTTATTACTTCATACGAAAACGTAGAAGGAGAACAAGTTGTAGCATATATCCACTCTAACAGCAAAGCTGCTGCAGTAGTATCTTTTGATGGTGTTTCTGGTGCAGATGTTACTGAAACTGGAAGAGATATCGGAATGCAGATTGTTGCAATGAAGCCAGTAGGTCTTGACAAGGACAGTGTTGATCCAACAATCGTTGAGAAAGAGATTGAAATTGGAAAAGATCAAGCTCGTCAGGAAGGAAAGCCAGAAGCGATGCTTGAGAAAATTGCAATGGGTAAATTGAATAAGTTCTACAAAGAGAATACTTTGTTGAACCAGCAGTTTGTTAAGGATCCTTCTATGGATATTTCTCAGTTATTAGAGAAAACTCAAAAAGGTCTTAAGATCTCTTCTTACCTAAGAGTAGCAATTGGTTGATTTTGAATTCATTCTTTAATTAGGGTGAATGTTTCAATATAAAAAAAGGACGCTAACGAAAGTTGGCGTCCTTTTTTGTTAAACCCTATAAGCTCAATTTATTGTTTTAATTCGGTTGGTGGAACTGCTTTGTTTCCTCCGCTTAGCATTTCATTGATCATTTGCTCCGCTTCAGGAAACTTTTCCTTTAGCATCGACAATGTAGAAGATAGCTTGTCTGAGGCTTGTCCTTTAAGTTCCTCGAAGTACTCAGGTGCTTTTTCAATTGCACTTTCTGCTTCATCTTTGAGTTCGTTGCCTTTGGTTTTTAATTCCTCCATTAACTTCTCTCCTTCGTCTGTTTGGAGATATTTATGCATAGCGACTCCTGCCGCTGCTCCTAGGATAAATGTTGCTAAATGTTTTGATGTAACTGACATGTATTTCTGAATTTAGTTTATGTGAATATAATCAATATTTGCCGATTTTATTCAAAAGAATTACGAAGCTATTTGCACCAATGATATTCGGTTTGATTCATGTTTAAGGCGTCTAGGATTCTAAACATATTGTTTCAATTGAACATAAAAAAAGCCGACCTTCCTAAGAAAGTCGACTATGTTATTCAAACAAACTAATCTTTATTGAAGTGGCACGCCGTAACAGAAATTACGTGAAATTCCTTCATATACTCCGCAAATCAAAACACCGTCTTCTTTGTTTTTAACAGCGTTTTCAACTGCTGTTTCGAAGTCTTTTTCTGAATCTACTCTTACATTACCAACTCTAGTAACAATAAAGCCAGGCTTAATGTCAGTATCGCGAGCAAGTGCACCATTGGTTGTTAAGTTCTGAACTTTAACGCCATTCTTGATGCCTATTTTAGCTTTTTCTGCAGAAGACAGTTCGTCAAGTTTTACGCCTAGTTTACTTAAGCTGCTGCTTGCCTTTTCTTTTTTGATTATATTCTTGCCACCTTCAATATTGCGAAGCGTAACTTTATAGTCTTTCTCCTTGCCATTTCTATTGACAACTATATCCAAGCTCTCCCCTGGACGCTTACGTCCAATCAGCTCTCTAAATTTAGGCTCTGATACGATCTCAATTCCATCGACTTGAACAATAACATCACCCGGCTCTATTCCTGCTGCATTTGCTGCACCGTCCTCAGTTGTTTCTAGTACATAAATACCTTTGCTCACTTTTGTATCGTATTCTTTGACATTTTTTGTGTCAAGTAAAACAGGTACAACTCCTAAATAGCCTCTTTGCACATTACCAAACTTGATCAGATCGGTTGTTACCTTTTTTACTATTTCTGATGGTACGGCAAATGCATATCCTGCATACGCTCCGTTTGGAGACGCAATTGCAGTATTGATTCCAATAAGTTCACCTTGAAGGTTCACAAGTGCTCCACCACTATTACCTGGGTTAACGGCAGCATCGGTTTGTATAAAAGACTCAATAGGAGTGTCTCCTCTTTCGCCTGTTTGCTGATAACGCTCCTGGGCAGATCTTTTTAGGATACTTATATCTCTTCCCATTGCACTTATGATCCCTGCAGTTACAGTCGACTCTAAATTGAAAGGATTACCCACGGCAAGTACCCATTCACCTACTTTCACTTTATCTGAATTTGCAAATACTAGAGATGGGAGGTCTTTTGCTTCAATTTTGATCACAGCAATATCCGTAGAAGGGTCTACTCCTATCACTTTTGCAGTAAAGGTTCTCTTGTCAAATGTTACAATTTCAAGTTTGTCAGCACCATCAACTACGTGATTGTTTGTAGCAATGTAACCATCCTCCGAAATGATAACACCGGAGCCTGATGACTGTTGTTCTTGGCTTCTAGGAGCTCCAAAAAAGTCGTCTCCACCACCAAAAAAGTCGTCAAAAATAGACGGCATTCTTTGCCTAACAGCTCTTACAGAAGTAGCCTTAATGTGAACTACAGCTGGTGCTGAAACACTTGCAGCATATGTAAAATCTCCTGGTGCCGAAGCTGGGAAGTTTGTAAAATTTACCAAATTACCCAATGAGTCTCGCGTGGTATTGGAAGATTCGTTTAAGATAACCGATTTTCCATCCAGCCCTAACATTTTGTATGCCCCAAGTGTTGAGATGCTCGTCACAAGGGCAATTAAAATTGTTTTCCAATTATTCTTTATCATCGCTTTATATTAAATATGAAGGGTTTAGTACAAATTTATTGTTTTGTAAAAAAATAACGAAAGTAAGTACCTCAAAATTCCACTGCTATATAGTGAATTAACATTCTTTAACGCCGCTTTTTTGCCTATCCACAGTGGATAAACACAAAATGGCACCATACTGTTGTAAAGTGCCATCTTATTATTCAAGTTATTTTAGCCAACGGTAATAAGCTTTGGCTCTGCCACTTCCTTCTTAGGCAATGCTATGTGCAAAATGCCTTCTTCATAAGTAGCTTCTATTTTTTTGACATCAACAGTGTTGGGTAATTTAAAAGATCTAGAAAACTCGCCAAAACTGAATTCTCTACGGTGGTAATTGTCGTTTTTTTCTTCCGTCTCTTCTTTTTTCTCAACACTAATAGTTAATCTATTGTCAGTGAGGTTGATTTTGAAATCTTCCTTCTTTAAACCTGGGGCTGCAATTTCAAGGCTAAATTTCAAGTCGCTTTCTTTTACATTTGTTGCAGGTGAGGTTAATGATCTGGCGTATAATTCGCTGTCGTTAAAAATAGAGCTGAATAATCCAGGAATTGTATTGTCGTTTGCTAATGTTTTGATTAATGTGTTCATGTTTTTATTGTTTTAAGTTTTATAATTCTGTTTTGACTTCCTATGATCAAACTATGTTCCAATTGTAAAAAGAGGACAAAACGACCGAATTGTTTAATTTTGAACGACTACAAATGACAAAATGTCACACATTAAAAGTATTAATCAAAAAAAATCCCTCCTTTTGTCAGTTGAAAAGGAGGGAAGTAATTCTCTAAAGAGTGGCTTTTACTCTTTTCTAGTTTTGATTTTATTTAAAACATATTGACCAATTCTTATTCCGGCCGCCTGTCCTTCTTCGCAGCCTGATCGATAGTGAATTCCACCATACATTCTAGAATAAGAACATTCTGTAGCAGCATTTCTAAATGAAGTGAAACTCCTTACACCGTGATCATAAATA
This portion of the Spirosomataceae bacterium TFI 002 genome encodes:
- a CDS encoding LSU ribosomal protein L13P, with protein sequence MDQLSYKTISANKETVDKKWIVVDAKDQVLGRFCSQVASILKGKNKTNYTPHVDCGDNVIIINAEKIKLTGKKMTDKQYIRHTGHPGGQRFATPRELMAKDGRRVVENAVKGMLPKTRLGRKQYTNLYVYVGSEHPHDAQQPTSVTIQL
- a CDS encoding SSU ribosomal protein S9P, with the protein product MQVINTIGRRKTAVARIYMQAGKGEVTVNGKPLPTYFPTEVLQIILNQPFALVESTGKYDVKVNVRGGGIAGQAEAVRMAISRALVEADADNRPALKKEGFLTRDSRMVERKKYGRKKARKRFQFSKR
- a CDS encoding small subunit ribosomal protein S2, coding for MAKLTYKNLLDAGVHFGHLTRKWDPRMAPYIFMEKNGIHIIDLNKTLVSLEQAQEYVRSISRSGKKIMFVATKKQAQEIVSEEAKRLKMPFVTERWLGGMLTNFSTIRKSLKKLQNIEKMLSDEETAKNIAKRERLMLSRDKIKLERLLGGVADMGRIPSALFVIDIKREHLAISEAKRLGIPVIAMVDTNSNPEQVNYSIPANDDAYKSISLITLAIGKAIEEGIMDRKQDKESQELQEAEEAKKAMDERNAEAPEDGTEAPAGKRKRTRAAAPVEAAPVEAAPAEAAPAVEAAAPVVEAAAAPAAEVKADDLTKVEGIGPKMAGVFNDAGVTSFKILSEKTAEELRAILDAADGNFAAHDPKTWPEQAGMAAEGKWDELKKWQDELDGGK
- a CDS encoding translation elongation factor Ts (EF-Ts), with product MNITAADVNKLRQATGAGMMDCKKALTEAEGDFEKAVEILRKAGQKVAAKRADNETSEGIILVDVSDSGKSAKLLALACETEPVSKVELFKDLANEILQAGVKHHAKDVETLKALTLSDGRTVEEGITELIGKIGEKIVITSYENVEGEQVVAYIHSNSKAAAVVSFDGVSGADVTETGRDIGMQIVAMKPVGLDKDSVDPTIVEKEIEIGKDQARQEGKPEAMLEKIAMGKLNKFYKENTLLNQQFVKDPSMDISQLLEKTQKGLKISSYLRVAIG
- a CDS encoding YtxH-like protein; translation: MSVTSKHLATFILGAAAGVAMHKYLQTDEGEKLMEELKTKGNELKDEAESAIEKAPEYFEELKGQASDKLSSTLSMLKEKFPEAEQMINEMLSGGNKAVPPTELKQ
- a CDS encoding Do/DeqQ family serine protease; the encoded protein is MIKNNWKTILIALVTSISTLGAYKMLGLDGKSVILNESSNTTRDSLGNLVNFTNFPASAPGDFTYAASVSAPAVVHIKATSVRAVRQRMPSIFDDFFGGGDDFFGAPRSQEQQSSGSGVIISEDGYIATNNHVVDGADKLEIVTFDKRTFTAKVIGVDPSTDIAVIKIEAKDLPSLVFANSDKVKVGEWVLAVGNPFNLESTVTAGIISAMGRDISILKRSAQERYQQTGERGDTPIESFIQTDAAVNPGNSGGALVNLQGELIGINTAIASPNGAYAGYAFAVPSEIVKKVTTDLIKFGNVQRGYLGVVPVLLDTKNVKEYDTKVSKGIYVLETTEDGAANAAGIEPGDVIVQVDGIEIVSEPKFRELIGRKRPGESLDIVVNRNGKEKDYKVTLRNIEGGKNIIKKEKASSSLSKLGVKLDELSSAEKAKIGIKNGVKVQNLTTNGALARDTDIKPGFIVTRVGNVRVDSEKDFETAVENAVKNKEDGVLICGVYEGISRNFCYGVPLQ
- a CDS encoding HSP20 family protein, translated to MNTLIKTLANDNTIPGLFSSIFNDSELYARSLTSPATNVKESDLKFSLEIAAPGLKKEDFKINLTDNRLTISVEKKEETEEKNDNYHRREFSFGEFSRSFKLPNTVDVKKIEATYEEGILHIALPKKEVAEPKLITVG